Part of the Candidatus Thiothrix putei genome, GCAATTGATCAAGGTGATGGTGAAAAAACGCATTCACGTAGAGAGTGCAAAAGTGTTGATCATGGGGCTGACGTTCAAGGAAAACTGCCCCGATTTACGCAATACACGGGTAGTTGACATCCTTAAAGAGTTGCGTGAGTACCATATCAAGGCCGATGTGTATGATCCTTGGGCAACGGCGGCGGAAGCACAACAAGAATACAACCTGGATCTGGTTGATGAACCTAAACAACAGTATTACGACGCGGTGCTAGTGGCAGTAGCACATCAGCAATTTCACGACATGGGCATTGGAGCAATTCACGCTTTGGGTAAGCCTTTGCATGTTGTATATGACCTGAAGTACCTATTTCCGGCAGATGCTGTGGACGCAAGATTGTAAAATGTTAGTGTTATTAACGGTATTTTTTGTCACTTTGTCGAGTATCTACCTACTGTGTCCATTGGCTGAGCGTCTGGGGTGGGTGGATAAGCCGGATTGCCGTAAACAGCATGATGGGCAAATCCCCATGATAGGGGGTATCACAATGTTTGCAGGATTAGCTATTGCCAGCTTGTTATCACTGCCACCACTGACATTGCACCTTGTATGGTTTTGGTCTGCATTGCTCATTGTATTGCTGGGGACGCTGGATGATAGGGTTGGGCTGGGTGCTGCTTTGCGGTTAGGGGTGCAAACGGTTATAGCACTGCTGTTAATACTTGGTAGCGGCTTGTTTCTGGAAAATATGGGTGATTTATTAGGATTGGGTGATCTACATGTGGGGTTGGCTGGTTATTGGCTAACTGTCTTGGCGGTGCTTGCAGCCATCAATGCCTTTAATATGATGGATGGCATTGATGGGTTGGCAGGCAGTATGGCACTCGTCACCTTTGTAGGGTTCATTGTGTTGTTTAGCATGACCCGGAATAGCTATGGGTTATGGTTAACGGGGCTATTATTAGCCGCACTGGTGCCGTACTTGTTAGCGAATTTGTCGTTGCTACCCTTTGGGCGCAAAGTATTCCTAGGCGATGCTGGAAGCATGTTGATTGGTTTGAGCGTGGTATGGTTGTTGATTTTTGGCAGCCAAGGCGAGTACCGCAGTTTCCGCCCAGTAACGGCATTATGGTTAGTGGCAATACCGTTGATGGATATGGTGGCGATTATGTTTAGACGCTTACGCAAAGGTAAATCGCCCTTGGCGGCAGACCGTGACCATTTGCACCATATTCTGATGCGCAATGGCTTATCAGACCGTCAAGCCTTAGCTCGTATAACATTGGCGGCACTGGTGTTGATGGGCATTGGTTTGGGGGGGGAGTGGTTGCAGTTGCCCGATAGTTTGATGCTAAGCATGTTCTTGTTGTTGTTCATGGGGTATGCCTATGCGTTACAACACTTATCAAATTCTGAACATTTACGGTTGGGTCAAACTTTATGACAAAGCGTACTTACGACATGCTGTTGGCGGATTTATCCCATTCCCCCAAAACATGGTTGGTTACGGGGGTGGCTGGCTTTATTGGCTCCAATCTGCTGGAAACCTTGTTGAAGCTAGACCAGCGGGTGGTAGGGTTGGATAACTTTTCCACCGGGCATCAGCATAATCTGGATGAAGTGCAAACACTGGTTAGCCCGCAGCAGTGGGGAAATTTCCGCTTGCTGCGTGGTGACATCCGGGAGCTGGTGGATTGCCAGCAGGCGTGTGAGGGGGTGGATTATGTGTTGCATCAGGCGGCATTGGGCAGTGTACCGCGTTCGATTGAAGACCCGATAACCACAAACAGCACCAATATTGACGGTTTCCTGAATATGCTGGTCGCAGCACGGGATGCGCACGTCAAACGCTTTGTGTATGCGGCCTCCAGTTCTACCTATGGGGATCACCCCGCCTTGCCGAAGGTGGAGGACAAGATCGGCAAACCCTTGTCGCCGTATGCGGTAACGAAGTATGTGAATGAGTTATATGCGGATGTATTCGCCCGGACTTACGGTTTACAATCCATCGGTTTGCGCTACTTCAATATTTTCGGGCAGCGGCAAGACCCTGATGGCGCATACGCTGCGGTCATTCCCAAGTGGATTTCTAGCATGATTAAAGGTGAACCGGTCTATATTAATGGTGATGGTGAAACTAGCCGGGATTTTTGTTACATCGACAATGCCGTGCAGGCGAATTTGCTGGCGGCAACGACGGAAAACCCGGATGCAGTGAATCAGGTGTATAACGTGGCGGTGGGGGATCAAACGTCACTAACTGAGTTGTATGCACAGTTACAGCAGCGTTTATTGCCAGAGTTTGTACATTTGCGAGGGGCTGCGATAATGTATCGTGATTTCCGGGCTGGTGATGTGAAACACTCAAGAGCGGATATTAGCAAAGCAACAAGCTTGCTAGGGTATGCGCCCACCCATTGTTTAGAACAAGGATTAGCGCAAGCTATGCCTTGGTATATCTGTCAAATAAGATAATATTTACTATGTCGACACCTACTCTTAACACGACACTCATTCACAACATTATCACCTTGTGGCGGCATTTAGGAAAAAAGCGTCGCTCCCAATTTTTATTATTATTAATAATGATGCTAATGACTATGTTTGCCGAAGTTATTAGTATTGGTGCAGTCATTCCCTTTTTAACAGCGTTGACCACACCGGAGTTATTGTTTAATGCAGAGTGGTTTAAATTTGTGGTTGTGGGATTAGGGATAAGTTCTAGCAAACAGTTGCTCTTGCCTTTGACCATGACTTTTATTGCAGCAGCGGCATTTTCGGCTGGGATGAGGATTCTATTGTTATGGGCTAATAGCCGTTTGACAGTAGCTATGGGTGTGCAATTGCGAAGTGAGTTGTACACCCTTGCCTTATACCAACCTTATGAATATCATGCAGCGAATAATAGCAGTGATTTAATTAGTATGACCACTGAAAAAGTCGCCAATGTTATTTACTCAGGCGTTTTGCACGTGCTGATGTTGGTCAGCGCATTGGTTATGAGTATTGCCGTGATTGTCACGCTGATGTTGGTGAATATTTGGGTTGCTTTGGTTGCCTTTGCTGTTTTAGGTGGGGGATATGTATTAATGGGTTTTTTGGTACGGCAGCGTATTGAGAAAAATAGTCAGATTATTGCACTAAATCAACCGTTAGCCGTTAAATGTATGCAGGAAGGCTTGGGTGGTATCCGTGATGTCATTATCGGTGGTAGCCAGCCTGTGTTTAGCCACCTTTATACAAGCGTGGTGTCTCGTATACAAACAGCAAGCATACAAAATATTTTTTTAGGTAGTCTTCCCAAACCTGTGCTGGAAGTTATCGGGGTTACTTTAATTGTATTACTCGCCTATGGCTTACAGGCTTATGGCAATCAACAACAGGCTGTGTTACCTGTATTAGGGGCACTGGCATTAGGTGCACAACGACTCCTGCCTAGCTTACAACAAGTCTATTTTTCTTGGTCAATTATTAAGAGTTCGCAAGCTGTGTTGGCGGATGTAAATCAGTATATCGCCCAAGCTGATCCGTTAAGAAAACCTCAGCCGCTTATTCAGCCGCTATCTTTTCAGGATGCTATTACGTTACAGAATGTTTCTTTTCGATATGCGGGAACGGATTCATGGGTATTGCGGGATATTGAATTACGTATTCCTAAAGGAGCTAGGGTCGGCTTTATTGGGGAAACGGGTAGTGGCAAGAGTACATTGGTGGATATTGTGATGGGTTTGCTGTCCCCAACACAAGGACAGTTATTGGTTGATGGGGTGGCGGCTGAGCGGCTGGGTATGTCGGCTTGGCAGGCTAATATTGCGCATGTACCACAGAGTATTTTCTTATCAGATACTTCAATGACAGAAAATATTGCATTTGGCGTTCCACTCGCCAAGATTGATCTGGAACGAGTCAAACAAGCCGCTAAACAAGCTCACATTGCGACGTTTATTGAAAATCTACCCGATGGTTATCAAACCTTGGTGGGTGAGCGTGGTGTGCGCCTATCAGGTGGGCAACGACAGCGGATTGGTATTGCACGGGCTTTGTATAAGCAGGCTTCGGTAATTGTGTTTGATGAGGCAACTAGTGCTTTGGATAATGAGACAGAGGCAAATGTTATGGAAGCGATTGAGTCGTTAAGTAACAACCTTACGATTATTATTATTGCACATCGCCTAAGCACTTTGAGAAAATGTGATGTGATTTATAACATATTTCGTGGAAAAATAGAAAAGACATCATGGCGCACTTAATAGTTGAGCCACTTGCAAAATTACATTTTCAGCGTGAACCTTCCTTCATCTGAAGGAAAAAAGAAGTGTGGGCTGCCGTTTTCGGCGATAATAGAAGCGTCAAAACAACCATTAAGCCCACGCTATGAATTCTACCGAACGCGCCCTGATTGCACAACGCTGGAGTTTGCTGCAAATTGAAATACTACCTTGCTTCAATGATGCCTTTGGCACATTGACCCCCAAGCTTGAAAAACTCATTCACGTACTGGAGCTGACGCGCATTGAAGATTTTGTGCGCTCTTTTCGTGATGGGTCTGGACGGCCAGCGACGGAGCGATCTTGGTTTGCCAATGCTTTTGTCGCCAAAAGCGTGCTCAATATTGTCAATACGCGAGCACTCATTGACCGGCTGCAAAACGATCGCTCCCTGCGACGCATCTGCGGGTTTCCCCTGACCAAGAAACTGCCTTCCGAATCCACCTTTTCACGTGCCTTCGCTGAATTTGCTGAACAGCGTTTAGCGGAACGTGTGCATGAAACGTTGGTGAAAACGTATTTGGGCGATGCGCTGATCGGCCACCTGTGTCGGGATTCAACAGCCATTGAGGCACGTGAACGGCCTGTTGCCGAGGAAAAGCCAAAGAAAAAACAAGGGCAAACACGGATTCAGCGCCAACGGGAACAGTCACTTCAGCAAGCACTCGATGAGATACCGGTTCAGTGTAACCGGGGGACGAAGAAGAATGCCCAAGGCTACAAGCACAGTTGGAACGGCTACAAACTGCATATCGATACCGCCGATTGTGGTGTCCCGATAGCAGCCATTCTGTCTTCCGCCTCCTTTCACGACAGCGGGGCAGCCATCCCACTCTCTCAAATCAGTGCCCAACGTGTCACCAGTCTCTACGACCTGATGGATGCGGCCTATTGCAGTGCTGATTTGCACGAATACAGCCGTCATCTGGGGCATGTCCCCCTGATTGATCACAATCCTCGCGGCGGACAGAAAGAAGCGTTTGAACCTGCTGATGCCGAGCGTTACAAAATTCGCAGCACCGTAGAACGAACCAATGCCCGCCTGAAGGATGAATTTGGTGGTCGGAATGTGTGGGTGCAAGGTGCGCAAAAAGTTTACAGCCACTTGATGTTTGGGATTTTGGTGTTGAGTGCTGATCAACTGATGCGTGTCTTGTTATAAAGCGACTGGGTTTGAAAAAACACGGGAAGACTGACTGAAAAACAGGAGCAGTCGCATCGGTATGGGTGAAATTTAGCAAAAGTTACGGGAAAACTGAAAAAGCTCAGGTTTCGTTGGTCAAATTGAGTAAAAAATCGGCTGAATATGCGGCGTTCGGTCAATGCTGAAAATTGAGCAACTCAGTTTGTCGGATTTTGCAAGTCGCTCAGTTATTACAAACATGAATTCACATTCAAACAATGGAATTTAAAAATCAATGAAAAAGCTATTAAAAAAACTCATCTATTCAATGGGCTATCATCTAGTCGCAAAAGAATACACTTCAAATTTATTACTTGCCGAACGCCTTAAGAGTATAATCAAGCATTATAGTGTGGATTGCATATTTGATGTTGGTGCGAATCACGGTCAATATGGAAACTTTTTAAGAAATGTTGTATTATACGATGGCATAATAGTTTCATTTGAACCTGATCCAGATGTTTATAATGCTTTATTGAAAACCGCTTTTAATGATAGCAAATGGAAAACATATAATATGGCATTAGGGAGAAGCTCTGGTTCGCTTCCATTTAATATCATGAAGAACAGTGTTTTTAATTCTTTTTTAACTCCAAGCTCGTATGATACCGATATATATGACGAATTTAATAGAATTTCCAACACAATTAATGTGGACGTTAGCACTGTAAAAATAATGATTCATGAAATAAAAAAGAAATACAACGTAAATAGATTTTTCTTAAAATTGGATACACAAGGATATGATCTTGAGGTTTTTCATGGTGCTACTGATTGTATGGATTATATAGTAGGAGTTCAAACTGAAGTATCAATCACTCCAATTTACAAAAACATGCCATCTTTTCAAGAATCTGTAAAGTTATTTAAAACCAATGGTTATGATATAAGTGGTTTGTATGCGGTTGACGAAAATCGCTTTCCTCATGCACATGAATTTGATTGCATATACTTACCAAAATAAACTTTTATTTTACTCAATCCACAACAGTTATAATTAAAAATGCATAACTATATTAATAATGTTTCTGTAATTATACCTGCATTCAATGCTGAGCGATTTATTCACAATGCAGTTAACTCTGCCTTACAGCATAGTTGTGTAGTTGAAATTATTATAATAGATGATGGCTCTGTAGATGGAACTCATAAAATCTGTACAGAAATATCAAACAATAACAGTAGAGTAAAAGTAATAAGCCATGAAGGAAAATGCAATAAAGGCGCTGGAATATCGAGGAATATCGGAATACAACATGCGACCTGTGAGTTTATTGCATTTCTTGATGCAGACGACTTATACCTTGAAAACAGGTTCAATAATTCGTTGGATATATTAAATAAGCATCAAAACATTGATGCCACTCATGAAGTGCTAGGTGTTTTATATCATGATAATGATGTAGAAAAAAAACATTTAATGAGAATGATTCAGTTAAAAAAAAACATATCAAAAAAAGTTCTTCCATTAGAATATACCGGCATAGAACAAAATATATTACCTAACGACCTTTTTTTGCACTTGCTTATGACTGATAAAGGTTGGATTCATTTAAACACATTAACCATTCGTCGATCTTCATTGGTGAATTTTTCTTTATTTAACTCTAACATTTTAGGTGAAGATTCTGATTTCATTATGCGATTAGCTTGCGAACGCACCGTGATAGGCACAAACTGCCTTAAACCTGTTGCAGTGCGAGGAATACATAATAACAATAGAATAACCGATCAAAAAATAATCAAAAAAGAAAGTAAAATTACTGATTGGTTGCAATTATTGGAATATTCATTGAAAAATAAAAAAAATGATGCAATTGTATATATAGTTTTTCGCTACACAGATAATTCTTCAAAAATAAAAAAATTACTTCTAATTATGTCATTATTAGCTAAAAAACCTAAATTTATCATTCCATTTTTCTTGGGGATAACGGCATACTATGAAAAAACTTAATGTAATATTAATTATCTCCCCTGAATCTTGGGATTCGCATACTGTTAGCAAACACAATTATGCCATAACTCTGTCGCAGCAAGGCTTTACTGTATATTTCCTAAACCCTTTCAACGATACAAAAAGACAACCACAAATTATCAAGATACAAGAAAATCTTTACACTGTAACTTCATCAAAAGTAGCCAAAGGTTTGCGTTACTACCCAGGCTTTTTACGGCATTGGCTTGAAAGACGCTGGCTGGAAAAATTAGAAAAAAAAATTAATGCATTTATAGATACTATCTGGTTATTTGAAAACTCACGCTTTTTTGATTTATGTTTTGCAGAAAATCGGCTAAAAATATATCATCAAGTAGACCTAAACCAAAACTTCAATCCAAAGAAAGCTGTTACAACTTCAGATATTTGTTTTTGTACGTCGAATATTATTCGCAATAATCTACTGAAATTTAGTACTAATATCTATAAAATTCATCACGGTCTAGCGAAAATTGACTCAAACATAGAAATAAAAAGAGAACAATTTAAAGTTTTTAACAAACAAGCAATACAATGTATTTATATGGGCAATCTGGATATGCTTTATTTAGATGTGGAGCTACTTGCTAATATAGCTTCTCATTTTTCAGATGTGCAATTTCATTTTGTTGGCGGATATAATAAGAACGGCAGGTTATACAAGTTGTCAGAAAAATTAACTAATATACACTGGTGGGGGAAGGTAGATAGCACAATAATATCTTTTATTTTAAAACACGCTGATCTTTTATTAGTAACCTACCAAGAGCATCATCACTCTGATCAAAGTAGTCCCCACAAATTCATGGAATATTTTGCGAGCGGTAAAGTCATTGTTGCAACTTACACTGATGAATACAAAGACAAACGTCATTTGCTTGAAATGGTTGATCATAACAAAGACTATCTAGATGCCATCAAAAAGGTTATCAGTAACCTAGACTACTACAACAGTCATGATAAACAACAACAACGTATCGCTTTCGCCCAAGAACATACCTATGAAAAACAACTGGACAGAATCTTCACTTTACTCAAAAAACATCAACTGGTTTAAAAAACATCTATGCCAAAATCCAAAAGAGTCATCATCTACCTATATAACCGCCTGTTTGATCCCCTGATTCAGTCCAACTTCTGGTTATACATCCGCAGTTATTTGGATGACCTCGCAAATCCGATACAATTCCACCTGATCACCTACGAAGACCCGCGCTTTCCTCTGAACGAAGAGCAAAAATCCAAAGTTGCGCAATGGCAGCAACAAGGGTTGAACTGGACTCCATTGACATGGCACGCTGGTACTGGTCTCGCCAACAAGTTCAAAGACTTATTCTCAGGTCACTTCGCAGTTGCCAAGCTGCGCACCAAAGGCTACAACCACGTTGTTTCTCTCGGTTCAGTAGCAGGTACCTTTGCCTACGTTTATGCGCAAACATTGGGCATACGCACTTTTCTCTACCAATACGAGCCGCACAGTGAATATGCTATCGACAATGGCATGTGGGCGGGCGATAGTTTGCAATACAAACTCTCCCACTTTCTGGAGCGCCGTTCCGCCGAATACGCCAGCGTTATCGCCTCTGGTACACGTTTTATGCAAGAGCGGTTGGAAAACGACTGGAAAGTAAAAGCCAAATTCTTCCGTATCCCTACCGTTGCCAATGAAGATAAATTCACCTTCAACCCCGTAGATCGGGCAGCAGTCCGCCAAGAGCTAGGCTTAAAACCGGATCAATGGGTGCTGTATTACCCCGGTAAATTTGGCGACTTATATTACCGCGAAGAACTGGCATGGATGTTCAAGTGGCTCAATGAAGAATGCCCTGATTTGCATCTGTTGATTGTCACACCACATACCGATGAGGAAGTTCACACCCTGTTTGCTCAAGCTGAAGTCCCTCAACACACTTACTCAGTGTGTCACAGCGACTATCAAGACATTCACCGCTATGCTTTTGCCTGTGACTTCGCCATTATTTCCGTCCCCCCCGGCCCTTCCAAATGTTTCATTTCCAATATTAAGGTAGGAGAATACCTCTGTGCCGGGCTGCCATTTCTGATTACTCGTGGTGTTTCAGAAGACTTTGAATACGCCGAACAACGTGGTGTTGGGGTAGTCGTCGATGATTTTGTCAAAGACGAAGCCAAAAAAGCCTGGCCAGAGATTAAAGCCTACCTAGAAATGGATGCCGAGCAACGCCGCCAACATTGCCGGGAAATCGGTTTGGGCTATCGTGGTTTTAGCACCCTAAACCCTATCTTCAAGGCCGCCATCGACACCCTGACCCGGAGAAACACATGAATCTCAGCGCATTAGCTAACAAAAAAATCCTGATTACTGGTGGCACCGGCTCAGTCGGTACAGCCTTGGTGGAAAGGATTCTGGAACTACAACCGCAAGTCCGCCAGATCATTATTTTCTCCCGCGATGAACAAAAGCAATTCAGTATGGCGCACCGCTGGCCTAGCAAACACTACCCAGTGCGCTATCTATTAGGTGATGTGCGCGACCGTGAACGGGTGATGACGGTGATGAAAGGCTGTGATTTAGTCATCCACAGTGCGGCGATGAAGCATGTACCAGCCGCCGAAGACAATCCCCAAGAGTGCATCAAAACCAATCTGATAGGCTCACAAAACATTATTGATGCCGCACTATTTCATCAGGTGGAACGGGTGGTAGCACTATCCACCGACAAGGCCGCACAACCCATCAACGCTTATGGCGCATCCAAACTGCTGTTGGAAAAATTGTTTGTCCACGCCAACCTGATTGACGACGAAAGCAATACCCGTTTCTCAGTCGTGCGCTTTGGAAATGTCTTTGGCAGCAAAGGCTCGGTCATCCCTTTTTTCCTGAAGCAACGCGAACAAGGTTTCCTGCCCATTACCGATGCGGGTATGACCCGTTTCAGCATTACCATGCGCCAAGCCGTGGATATGGTCTTATTCACCCTGATAGAAAGCTGGGGCGGGGAAATTGTCCTACCTGTTGCACCATCCTACCGCATCACCGATGTCGCCACCGCCATCGCCCCAAACGCAGAACAGCGTATTGTCGGCATACGCCCCGGCGAAAAACTGCATGAACTCATGTTCACCACACACGATGCTCCACGAGTCGTGCGCCAAGGCAACTACTACATCATCTGCCCTGAAGTCGGGTGCTGGCAACTCAACGACTACTGCCAAACCACCAATGCTGAATCCATCCCCTTGCAGCAGAATTATGACTCCGGCGAAAATAGTCAATGGATGGATATAGCCGCGATCCAGCAATTGCTTCATGAAGAAGTGATGATGTAATAATGTAATTCACTACTTTATATATCACCCGGAGTTTAATTTGTGAAAAATAAAAACATAAATATATATGAAGATAAAAATACAGTTCAATTTTACGAAAATTCGCAAGAATTACATGAAACTGAAAAAAAACTCTTTGACACGTACTTAAACAGCTCCATGTCAATACTAGATATTGGTATAGGTGCTGGTAGAACCACCCGACATCTGATTAAAAAATGCTCATGCTATATAGGCATCGATTACTCTCAGAAAATGATCGAATCTTGTAAAGCACAGTTTCCCAGCTTAGAGCTATTTGTAGTTGATGCTACTGATCTTAGTCAGTTTAAAAACAATCAGTTTGATATGGTAATTTTTTCTTTTAATGGCCTTGACTATATATCACCCGATACAAGAAGACATCAATGTATCAAGGAAATAAATCGAGTTCTTAAGAAAAATGGCACTTTCATTTTCTCTCATCATTATTCAAAATCCATCTATTTATACCCTGACCTATCAACTCCATATCTTTCAAAAAAATTATGGCGCACTTTTAGGTCAATAATAAAAACAATGTTTATATTTTCCAAAACCATTATATCGACAGCATATTGGAAGGAGAGTGGCTATGTGCATGACTACATACATGGGCATGGGGGATTGCTAACTTATGTCACTACACCAAATAAAGTGAAAAAAGAGTTTTCTTCACTTGGATTTCAAATCACCGATGTAATGAGCAATCTTTACCCTAAAACAGATAATCCAAATGCTACATTCTGGTATTACTATGCTGCACGGAAAATAAATAATGACATCATTCGATGATTTGATTTTTATTGACAATGACTGGATTTATCAAAAACACTATGGATGGGAAATATTATATGAAAATAGTAGTAATAAACTATTAGTGAAATCATTTTTCTTTATAAGAAGATACTTATTACTCTCTGTAGACACTAGCATAGAAGATATCTCATCTATAATTAAAAAGATCAATTATCCAAAAATCTTATCTGAAATAATAATTCATGAC contains:
- the wecA gene encoding UDP-N-acetylglucosamine--undecaprenyl-phosphate N-acetylglucosaminephosphotransferase, which encodes MLVLLTVFFVTLSSIYLLCPLAERLGWVDKPDCRKQHDGQIPMIGGITMFAGLAIASLLSLPPLTLHLVWFWSALLIVLLGTLDDRVGLGAALRLGVQTVIALLLILGSGLFLENMGDLLGLGDLHVGLAGYWLTVLAVLAAINAFNMMDGIDGLAGSMALVTFVGFIVLFSMTRNSYGLWLTGLLLAALVPYLLANLSLLPFGRKVFLGDAGSMLIGLSVVWLLIFGSQGEYRSFRPVTALWLVAIPLMDMVAIMFRRLRKGKSPLAADRDHLHHILMRNGLSDRQALARITLAALVLMGIGLGGEWLQLPDSLMLSMFLLLFMGYAYALQHLSNSEHLRLGQTL
- a CDS encoding NAD-dependent epimerase/dehydratase family protein, producing the protein MTKRTYDMLLADLSHSPKTWLVTGVAGFIGSNLLETLLKLDQRVVGLDNFSTGHQHNLDEVQTLVSPQQWGNFRLLRGDIRELVDCQQACEGVDYVLHQAALGSVPRSIEDPITTNSTNIDGFLNMLVAARDAHVKRFVYAASSSTYGDHPALPKVEDKIGKPLSPYAVTKYVNELYADVFARTYGLQSIGLRYFNIFGQRQDPDGAYAAVIPKWISSMIKGEPVYINGDGETSRDFCYIDNAVQANLLAATTENPDAVNQVYNVAVGDQTSLTELYAQLQQRLLPEFVHLRGAAIMYRDFRAGDVKHSRADISKATSLLGYAPTHCLEQGLAQAMPWYICQIR
- a CDS encoding ABC transporter ATP-binding protein produces the protein MSTPTLNTTLIHNIITLWRHLGKKRRSQFLLLLIMMLMTMFAEVISIGAVIPFLTALTTPELLFNAEWFKFVVVGLGISSSKQLLLPLTMTFIAAAAFSAGMRILLLWANSRLTVAMGVQLRSELYTLALYQPYEYHAANNSSDLISMTTEKVANVIYSGVLHVLMLVSALVMSIAVIVTLMLVNIWVALVAFAVLGGGYVLMGFLVRQRIEKNSQIIALNQPLAVKCMQEGLGGIRDVIIGGSQPVFSHLYTSVVSRIQTASIQNIFLGSLPKPVLEVIGVTLIVLLAYGLQAYGNQQQAVLPVLGALALGAQRLLPSLQQVYFSWSIIKSSQAVLADVNQYIAQADPLRKPQPLIQPLSFQDAITLQNVSFRYAGTDSWVLRDIELRIPKGARVGFIGETGSGKSTLVDIVMGLLSPTQGQLLVDGVAAERLGMSAWQANIAHVPQSIFLSDTSMTENIAFGVPLAKIDLERVKQAAKQAHIATFIENLPDGYQTLVGERGVRLSGGQRQRIGIARALYKQASVIVFDEATSALDNETEANVMEAIESLSNNLTIIIIAHRLSTLRKCDVIYNIFRGKIEKTSWRT
- a CDS encoding transposase; this encodes MNSTERALIAQRWSLLQIEILPCFNDAFGTLTPKLEKLIHVLELTRIEDFVRSFRDGSGRPATERSWFANAFVAKSVLNIVNTRALIDRLQNDRSLRRICGFPLTKKLPSESTFSRAFAEFAEQRLAERVHETLVKTYLGDALIGHLCRDSTAIEARERPVAEEKPKKKQGQTRIQRQREQSLQQALDEIPVQCNRGTKKNAQGYKHSWNGYKLHIDTADCGVPIAAILSSASFHDSGAAIPLSQISAQRVTSLYDLMDAAYCSADLHEYSRHLGHVPLIDHNPRGGQKEAFEPADAERYKIRSTVERTNARLKDEFGGRNVWVQGAQKVYSHLMFGILVLSADQLMRVLL
- a CDS encoding FkbM family methyltransferase; protein product: MKKLLKKLIYSMGYHLVAKEYTSNLLLAERLKSIIKHYSVDCIFDVGANHGQYGNFLRNVVLYDGIIVSFEPDPDVYNALLKTAFNDSKWKTYNMALGRSSGSLPFNIMKNSVFNSFLTPSSYDTDIYDEFNRISNTINVDVSTVKIMIHEIKKKYNVNRFFLKLDTQGYDLEVFHGATDCMDYIVGVQTEVSITPIYKNMPSFQESVKLFKTNGYDISGLYAVDENRFPHAHEFDCIYLPK
- a CDS encoding glycosyltransferase family 2 protein; protein product: MHNYINNVSVIIPAFNAERFIHNAVNSALQHSCVVEIIIIDDGSVDGTHKICTEISNNNSRVKVISHEGKCNKGAGISRNIGIQHATCEFIAFLDADDLYLENRFNNSLDILNKHQNIDATHEVLGVLYHDNDVEKKHLMRMIQLKKNISKKVLPLEYTGIEQNILPNDLFLHLLMTDKGWIHLNTLTIRRSSLVNFSLFNSNILGEDSDFIMRLACERTVIGTNCLKPVAVRGIHNNNRITDQKIIKKESKITDWLQLLEYSLKNKKNDAIVYIVFRYTDNSSKIKKLLLIMSLLAKKPKFIIPFFLGITAYYEKT
- a CDS encoding glycosyltransferase is translated as MKKLNVILIISPESWDSHTVSKHNYAITLSQQGFTVYFLNPFNDTKRQPQIIKIQENLYTVTSSKVAKGLRYYPGFLRHWLERRWLEKLEKKINAFIDTIWLFENSRFFDLCFAENRLKIYHQVDLNQNFNPKKAVTTSDICFCTSNIIRNNLLKFSTNIYKIHHGLAKIDSNIEIKREQFKVFNKQAIQCIYMGNLDMLYLDVELLANIASHFSDVQFHFVGGYNKNGRLYKLSEKLTNIHWWGKVDSTIISFILKHADLLLVTYQEHHHSDQSSPHKFMEYFASGKVIVATYTDEYKDKRHLLEMVDHNKDYLDAIKKVISNLDYYNSHDKQQQRIAFAQEHTYEKQLDRIFTLLKKHQLV
- the pseB gene encoding UDP-N-acetylglucosamine 4,6-dehydratase (inverting), producing MNLSALANKKILITGGTGSVGTALVERILELQPQVRQIIIFSRDEQKQFSMAHRWPSKHYPVRYLLGDVRDRERVMTVMKGCDLVIHSAAMKHVPAAEDNPQECIKTNLIGSQNIIDAALFHQVERVVALSTDKAAQPINAYGASKLLLEKLFVHANLIDDESNTRFSVVRFGNVFGSKGSVIPFFLKQREQGFLPITDAGMTRFSITMRQAVDMVLFTLIESWGGEIVLPVAPSYRITDVATAIAPNAEQRIVGIRPGEKLHELMFTTHDAPRVVRQGNYYIICPEVGCWQLNDYCQTTNAESIPLQQNYDSGENSQWMDIAAIQQLLHEEVMM
- a CDS encoding class I SAM-dependent methyltransferase; translation: MKNKNINIYEDKNTVQFYENSQELHETEKKLFDTYLNSSMSILDIGIGAGRTTRHLIKKCSCYIGIDYSQKMIESCKAQFPSLELFVVDATDLSQFKNNQFDMVIFSFNGLDYISPDTRRHQCIKEINRVLKKNGTFIFSHHYSKSIYLYPDLSTPYLSKKLWRTFRSIIKTMFIFSKTIISTAYWKESGYVHDYIHGHGGLLTYVTTPNKVKKEFSSLGFQITDVMSNLYPKTDNPNATFWYYYAARKINNDIIR